A section of the Leptotrichia buccalis C-1013-b genome encodes:
- a CDS encoding acyltransferase family protein has product MIIKKYNQFEIFRFIGALSVLYYHATVHSSFSLGKIPFLLEHGIAWVFFFFLLSGFLLTYVYSNKNLDTQIFYKTRFFKFYPVYLLSLILTLKFKGTIIYNMLLVQSWIFNRSLSYNSSAWYLSVLAFLLLLFPALLQFKKNKYFVYFVLIINLYVYYFFNYLFKLNSNSGTVLEFIKYNPLMYISTFTLGMLLYDKIKNIKKRNIYSFFTIIYIIFLLFAPYNKFLPYNSTVISLSFIPLIVFLYLDNGFFSKFLGNKIFIYLGSISYSIYILHRPLYILFEKFIGEIRTHADFAIYFLIVFFVSNLTKYFIENKFYQYLCKKYLNKAV; this is encoded by the coding sequence GTGATTATAAAAAAATATAATCAATTTGAGATTTTTAGGTTTATCGGAGCATTATCAGTACTTTATTATCATGCTACAGTGCATTCTTCATTTTCTTTGGGAAAAATTCCATTTTTATTAGAACATGGGATTGCTTGGGTATTTTTCTTTTTTTTACTTTCAGGATTTCTTTTAACATACGTTTACTCAAATAAGAATCTTGATACTCAAATTTTTTACAAGACCAGATTTTTTAAATTTTATCCTGTCTACCTTTTATCACTCATACTAACACTAAAATTTAAAGGAACAATTATATATAATATGCTTCTGGTACAGTCATGGATTTTTAACAGATCACTAAGTTACAATTCATCTGCGTGGTATCTTTCTGTACTAGCTTTTTTACTTTTATTATTTCCAGCATTATTACAATTTAAAAAAAATAAATATTTTGTATATTTTGTATTAATCATCAATTTGTACGTCTATTATTTTTTCAATTATCTTTTCAAGCTAAATTCTAACAGTGGAACAGTCCTTGAATTTATAAAATACAATCCTCTTATGTACATTAGCACTTTTACACTCGGTATGTTGCTTTATGATAAAATAAAAAATATTAAAAAAAGAAATATTTATTCATTTTTTACAATAATTTACATTATATTTTTGTTATTTGCTCCATATAATAAGTTTCTGCCGTATAATTCTACTGTTATTTCCCTGTCTTTTATACCTTTAATCGTATTCCTATATTTGGATAATGGATTTTTCAGTAAATTTTTGGGAAATAAAATCTTTATTTACCTTGGAAGCATAAGTTACTCAATATATATTTTGCATAGACCATTGTATATTTTATTTGAAAAATTTATAGGAGAAATACGAACTCACGCAGATTTTGCAATTTATTTTTTAATAGTATTCTTTGTTTCAAATTTGACTAAATATTTTATTGAAAATAAATTTTATCAATATTTATGTAAAAAATATTTAAATAAGGCTGTTTAG
- a CDS encoding PAS domain-containing protein, whose amino-acid sequence MAGDMKKYLNLDFEKIEKMTQIKKDYIEGKTDFETTKKLVRENFDKMTASEFAYSEQKIKELGFDDNTVHNKMNDVLGLFEDIIVKDEFTLPEGHPINTYILENKAARKLIAEMKEEYGKKFIKNKWLEFYDKLSQFNPTHLARKQHQLFSILESKGFDRPSRIMWSFDNGVRDSISEARKLLENDKIEEFLEKQENVWELTLDIMHKEEEVLFPTSMKMISEDEFKAMRAGDDEIGYFLIEKPKGFYPENSEQLNDTLASNSEHNISEAQNIVQNTQSAGNFMNDLATLMAKYNMGNQKEENEVFDVKQGKLTLEQINLIFQHMPVDLSFVDENEIVKFYTDTKHRVFPRSAGVIGRDVKNCHPRESVSSVLEIIDNFRSGKQDEIDFWLEMRGKFIYIYYVAVRDENGVFKGVLEMMQDVTRIRSLTGERKLVTWESEGKQEKQENYEENKNEFKSKYNFTGKTVIGDIVKKYPYIKEYMPLISPEYKRLLDPIQYMMMSKIATLQMIAMRGELELDYLIMMIEAKIDEEENK is encoded by the coding sequence ATGGCAGGAGATATGAAAAAATATTTGAATCTAGATTTTGAAAAAATAGAGAAAATGACACAAATTAAGAAAGATTATATTGAAGGAAAAACTGATTTTGAAACTACAAAGAAACTTGTAAGAGAAAATTTCGACAAAATGACAGCAAGTGAATTTGCTTATTCAGAGCAGAAAATTAAGGAACTGGGATTTGATGATAATACTGTTCACAATAAAATGAATGATGTTTTGGGGCTTTTTGAAGATATTATTGTAAAAGATGAGTTTACTTTACCTGAAGGACATCCAATAAATACATATATTCTGGAAAATAAGGCGGCTAGAAAGTTAATTGCGGAAATGAAAGAAGAATACGGGAAAAAATTTATTAAAAATAAATGGCTAGAATTTTATGATAAACTGTCGCAATTCAATCCGACGCATCTGGCAAGAAAACAGCACCAGCTTTTTTCAATTTTGGAAAGTAAAGGATTTGACAGACCGTCGAGAATAATGTGGAGCTTTGATAATGGAGTTCGAGATAGTATAAGTGAAGCGAGAAAACTTTTAGAGAATGACAAAATTGAAGAATTTTTGGAAAAACAGGAAAATGTGTGGGAATTGACACTGGATATTATGCACAAGGAAGAAGAAGTGCTATTTCCAACATCAATGAAAATGATAAGTGAAGATGAATTTAAAGCGATGCGTGCTGGAGATGATGAAATCGGCTACTTCCTTATTGAAAAGCCTAAAGGCTTCTACCCTGAAAATTCGGAGCAATTAAATGATACTTTAGCTTCAAATTCAGAGCATAATATCTCAGAAGCTCAGAATATTGTTCAAAATACTCAATCAGCTGGAAACTTTATGAATGATCTAGCAACCCTTATGGCAAAATATAATATGGGAAATCAAAAGGAAGAAAACGAAGTTTTTGATGTAAAACAAGGAAAATTGACACTTGAGCAAATTAATCTGATTTTTCAGCATATGCCTGTAGACCTTTCTTTCGTAGATGAAAATGAAATTGTAAAATTCTACACAGATACAAAACATAGAGTTTTCCCAAGAAGTGCTGGAGTAATTGGACGTGATGTGAAAAATTGCCACCCAAGAGAAAGTGTAAGTTCTGTACTTGAAATAATTGATAACTTTAGAAGTGGAAAACAAGATGAAATTGACTTCTGGCTGGAAATGCGTGGGAAATTCATTTACATTTACTATGTTGCCGTAAGAGATGAAAATGGCGTATTTAAAGGTGTGCTGGAAATGATGCAGGATGTTACAAGAATAAGAAGCCTAACAGGTGAAAGAAAACTAGTAACTTGGGAATCAGAAGGAAAACAAGAAAAACAAGAAAACTATGAAGAAAATAAAAATGAATTTAAAAGCAAATATAATTTTACTGGAAAAACAGTAATAGGAGATATTGTAAAAAAATATCCATATATTAAAGAATATATGCCATTAATCTCTCCTGAATACAAAAGACTTTTAGATCCTATTCAATATATGATGATGTCTAAAATAGCGACTCTCCAAATGATTGCAATGCGTGGGGAACTGGAACTTGATTATTTGATTATGATGATTGAAGCTAAAATTGATGAAGAAGAAAATAAATAA
- a CDS encoding glycogen/starch/alpha-glucan phosphorylase, with translation MKIDKAELKDNILRELRRQYGKTLEEAHEFELYNAISKVALDYAMEKWYNTKKTYAKKQVKQMYYFSAEFLMGRFLGNNLINLQINDVIKETLNELGVDINKIEDREMDAGLGNGGLGRLAACFLDSLATLSLPGHGYGLRYKYGMFEQKIENGFQMEYPDDWTKYGDPWSIKRMDRVFEVKFGGQIEVHRDEFGKEYFKRVNTETVHAVAYDVPVIGYGNDTVNTLRLWEARSPEGFDLKLFNDQTYLQASAKAVQAEDISRVLYPNDTEKDGKQLRLKQQFFFTSASLQDIIRRYKSVFGNDFSKFADKVAIQLNDTHPVVAIPELMRIFLDKEKLGWDEAWNICKNVFAYTNHTILSEALEKWDISLFQPLLPRAYQIIEEINRRFVAELQEKYPGDWERINKMSIIGNGQVRMAWLAIVGSHKVNGVAALHTEILKNIELKEWNELYPEKFLNKTNGITQRRWLLKANPELAALITELIGDKWITNLYELKKLEQYLDDDNILNRVSEIKLHNKEKLAKYIKDTTGIEVNPNSIFDIQVKRLHEYKRQLLNVLHIMDLYNRLKENPYLDVEPRTFIFGAKSAAGYRRAKGIIKLINAVAEKVNNDSDINGKIKVVFLENYRVSLAEKIFPSADVSEQISTASKEASGTGNMKFMLNGALTLGTMDGANVEIVEEVGLENAFIFGLSAQEVENYQAHGGYNPFDEYNSVEGLKKVVDQLGDGTYDDNHTGIFRELQNSLLYGVDGSRPDVYFLLKDFASYREAQDRLQNAFKDRREWTRKALKNIANAGKFSSDRTIAEYAKEIWNIEPVQVQDYIES, from the coding sequence ATGAAAATTGACAAAGCTGAATTAAAGGACAATATTCTTAGGGAACTGAGAAGGCAATATGGAAAAACTCTTGAAGAAGCTCATGAATTTGAGTTATATAATGCGATTTCAAAAGTAGCTTTGGATTACGCAATGGAAAAATGGTACAATACTAAAAAGACTTATGCTAAAAAACAGGTAAAGCAAATGTACTATTTTTCAGCAGAATTCCTAATGGGAAGATTTTTGGGGAATAATCTGATTAATTTGCAAATTAATGACGTTATAAAAGAAACATTGAATGAATTAGGCGTAGATATTAACAAAATTGAAGATCGTGAGATGGATGCAGGACTTGGAAATGGAGGACTTGGAAGACTTGCCGCATGTTTTCTTGATTCCCTTGCAACATTATCATTACCAGGGCATGGATACGGACTTAGATACAAATACGGAATGTTTGAGCAAAAAATTGAAAATGGATTCCAGATGGAATATCCAGATGACTGGACAAAATATGGTGACCCTTGGTCAATTAAAAGAATGGACAGAGTATTTGAAGTAAAATTTGGAGGACAAATTGAAGTTCATCGTGACGAATTTGGAAAAGAATACTTTAAACGTGTAAATACTGAAACAGTTCACGCTGTGGCTTACGATGTTCCTGTTATCGGTTATGGAAACGATACTGTAAATACACTGAGATTATGGGAAGCGAGATCGCCTGAAGGATTTGACTTAAAATTGTTTAATGACCAGACTTATTTACAGGCTTCTGCAAAAGCAGTACAGGCTGAAGATATTTCAAGAGTATTATATCCGAATGATACTGAAAAAGACGGAAAACAATTAAGATTAAAACAGCAATTCTTCTTTACATCAGCTTCATTGCAAGATATTATAAGAAGATATAAATCTGTATTTGGAAATGATTTTTCTAAATTTGCAGATAAAGTTGCAATTCAATTAAATGACACTCACCCAGTAGTTGCAATTCCTGAATTGATGAGAATTTTCTTGGATAAAGAAAAATTAGGATGGGATGAAGCTTGGAACATTTGTAAAAATGTATTTGCTTACACAAACCATACAATCTTGTCAGAAGCTTTGGAAAAATGGGATATTTCATTATTCCAGCCATTATTGCCAAGAGCTTATCAAATTATTGAAGAAATTAACAGAAGATTCGTTGCAGAATTACAGGAAAAATATCCTGGAGATTGGGAAAGAATTAATAAAATGTCAATCATTGGAAATGGACAAGTTAGAATGGCATGGCTTGCAATAGTAGGTTCACACAAAGTAAACGGAGTTGCGGCACTACATACTGAAATTCTTAAAAACATCGAATTAAAAGAATGGAACGAATTATATCCTGAAAAATTCCTAAATAAAACAAACGGAATTACTCAAAGAAGATGGCTATTAAAAGCAAATCCTGAATTAGCAGCACTAATTACAGAATTAATCGGAGACAAATGGATTACAAACTTATACGAACTTAAAAAATTGGAGCAATACTTGGATGATGACAACATATTAAACAGAGTTTCTGAAATTAAGCTTCATAATAAAGAAAAATTAGCTAAATATATTAAAGATACAACAGGAATTGAAGTAAATCCTAACTCTATCTTTGATATTCAAGTAAAAAGATTACACGAATATAAGAGACAATTATTAAATGTACTTCATATTATGGACTTGTACAATAGATTAAAAGAAAATCCATATTTGGATGTTGAACCAAGAACATTTATATTTGGAGCAAAATCAGCAGCTGGATATAGACGTGCAAAAGGAATTATCAAATTAATCAATGCCGTTGCAGAAAAAGTAAATAACGACAGCGACATTAACGGAAAAATCAAAGTTGTATTCCTTGAAAACTACAGAGTTTCACTTGCAGAAAAAATATTCCCATCAGCAGATGTATCAGAACAAATTTCTACAGCAAGTAAAGAAGCATCTGGAACTGGTAATATGAAATTTATGCTAAACGGTGCATTAACTCTTGGAACAATGGATGGAGCAAATGTGGAAATTGTTGAAGAAGTTGGACTTGAGAATGCCTTTATCTTTGGACTTTCTGCACAGGAAGTTGAAAATTATCAAGCACATGGAGGGTACAATCCATTTGACGAATATAACAGCGTGGAAGGGCTTAAAAAAGTTGTGGATCAGTTAGGTGACGGAACTTATGACGATAATCATACAGGAATCTTCAGAGAACTACAAAATTCATTGTTATACGGAGTAGATGGTTCTCGTCCAGATGTGTATTTCCTATTAAAAGATTTCGCATCGTACAGAGAAGCTCAAGATAGACTTCAAAATGCTTTCAAAGATAGAAGAGAATGGACTAGAAAAGCTCTTAAAAATATTGCAAATGCAGGTAAATTCAGTTCAGATAGAACGATTGCTGAATATGCGAAAGAAATTTGGAATATTGAGCCAGTTCAAGTACAAGATTATATTGAAAGTTAA
- a CDS encoding AAA family ATPase, translated as MSRDFNSMDDLFNSLMGGMRGFNSENRRYLINGREVTPEEFAQYRATGQLPINNEMQTQASQGQNVKQDGILAKLGRNLTQEARDGKLDPVIGRNKEIQETSEILSRRTKNNPVLVGDAGVGKTAVVEGLAQAIVNGDVPAAIKNKEIISIDISGLEAGTQYRGSFEENIQNLLKEVKELGNVILFFDEIHQILGAGNTGDGGSKGLADILKPALSRGELTVIGATTQDEYRNTILKNAALARRFNEVKVNAPSAEDTYKILQGIRNLYEKHHNVILPDNVLKAAVDFSIQYIPQRSLPDKAIDLIDVTAAHLAAQHPVTDVHAVEHQIEEQKVKQAEAVKSEDYEAALNAKNRIEELENKIKNHTEDMKVTATINDVAESVERMTGIPVSQMGASDIERLKGMNKRLKAKVIGQDKAVEAVARAIRRNRAGFDEGNRPIGSFLFVGPTGVGKTELAKQLALDMFGTKDAIIRLDMSEYSDRTAVSKLIGTTAGYVGYDDNNNTLTERVRRNPYSIILLDEIEKADPQVITLLLQVLDDGRLTDGQGNTVNFKNTVIIATSNAGFGYEKGLVENADKQEIIERLKPYFRPEFLNRFNAVIEFSHLNKKDLSQIVDLMLIEVNKTLSKKEIDLAVSDAAKEFLTEEGYDEVMGVRPLRRVIEQQIRDNVTDFHLENLDAKHLVADLEDGILVIKEKSETDKKTEEKKVSKNKKSSKKDTE; from the coding sequence ATGAGTAGAGATTTTAACAGTATGGATGATCTTTTTAATTCGTTAATGGGAGGAATGAGAGGTTTTAATTCTGAAAATCGCCGTTATCTGATAAACGGAAGAGAAGTTACACCTGAAGAATTTGCACAATATCGTGCAACGGGACAATTGCCAATAAATAATGAAATGCAGACTCAAGCATCTCAAGGGCAAAATGTTAAACAAGATGGAATTCTTGCAAAACTTGGACGTAATCTTACACAGGAAGCTCGTGATGGAAAACTAGATCCAGTTATAGGACGTAACAAGGAAATTCAGGAAACCTCGGAAATTCTTTCACGTCGTACAAAAAATAATCCAGTTCTTGTAGGTGATGCAGGTGTTGGGAAAACAGCTGTTGTAGAAGGACTAGCTCAAGCCATTGTAAATGGGGATGTTCCTGCCGCTATTAAAAATAAGGAAATTATTTCAATTGATATTTCGGGACTTGAAGCAGGCACACAGTATCGTGGAAGTTTTGAGGAAAATATTCAGAATCTTTTGAAGGAAGTAAAGGAACTTGGAAATGTTATACTCTTCTTTGATGAAATTCATCAGATTTTAGGTGCAGGAAATACTGGAGATGGTGGTTCTAAAGGGCTTGCCGACATTTTAAAACCTGCTCTTTCACGTGGGGAACTGACAGTTATTGGAGCAACTACTCAAGATGAATACCGTAATACAATATTAAAAAATGCCGCACTTGCACGTCGTTTCAATGAAGTGAAAGTAAATGCTCCATCAGCGGAAGACACATATAAAATACTTCAAGGAATTCGTAATTTATATGAAAAACATCACAATGTAATTTTACCTGATAATGTTTTAAAAGCAGCAGTTGATTTCTCAATACAATATATTCCACAACGTAGCTTGCCAGATAAAGCAATTGATTTAATTGATGTGACGGCAGCACATTTGGCTGCTCAACATCCTGTAACGGATGTTCATGCAGTAGAACATCAAATTGAAGAACAGAAAGTAAAACAAGCTGAGGCAGTAAAATCTGAAGATTATGAAGCTGCACTTAATGCAAAAAATCGTATTGAGGAATTAGAAAATAAAATAAAAAATCATACTGAAGATATGAAAGTTACAGCAACAATAAATGATGTGGCTGAATCTGTAGAAAGAATGACAGGAATTCCCGTTTCTCAAATGGGAGCAAGTGATATTGAACGTCTAAAAGGAATGAACAAACGTCTAAAAGCAAAAGTTATCGGTCAGGATAAAGCAGTTGAAGCAGTTGCGCGTGCAATTCGTCGTAACCGTGCAGGATTTGACGAAGGTAACCGTCCAATTGGAAGTTTTCTTTTTGTAGGTCCTACAGGTGTCGGGAAAACTGAACTTGCAAAACAACTAGCACTTGATATGTTTGGAACTAAGGATGCTATTATTAGATTAGATATGTCAGAATATTCTGATAGAACTGCAGTTTCAAAACTTATTGGAACAACGGCTGGATATGTTGGATATGATGACAATAATAATACTTTGACTGAAAGAGTACGTCGTAATCCTTATTCAATTATTCTTTTGGATGAAATTGAAAAAGCTGATCCGCAAGTTATAACGCTTCTTTTACAAGTATTAGATGATGGACGTTTAACTGATGGACAGGGAAATACTGTAAATTTTAAAAATACTGTAATTATAGCTACTTCAAATGCTGGATTTGGATATGAAAAAGGACTTGTTGAGAATGCAGACAAACAGGAAATTATAGAAAGATTGAAACCATACTTCCGTCCAGAATTTTTAAATCGGTTCAATGCTGTGATTGAATTTTCGCATCTTAATAAAAAAGACTTATCACAAATTGTTGATTTAATGCTTATTGAAGTAAATAAAACTCTTTCTAAAAAAGAAATTGATTTAGCTGTATCTGATGCAGCAAAAGAATTTTTGACAGAAGAAGGATATGATGAAGTTATGGGAGTACGTCCGCTACGTCGTGTAATTGAACAGCAAATACGTGATAATGTGACTGATTTCCATCTTGAAAACCTTGATGCAAAACATCTTGTTGCTGATTTGGAAGATGGTATTTTGGTTATTAAGGAAAAATCAGAAACAGATAAGAAAACTGAAGAAAAAAAAGTGTCTAAAAATAAAAAATCTTCAAAAAAAGATACTGAATAG
- a CDS encoding oligopeptide ABC transporter substrate-binding protein, with protein sequence MKKWKLIITLLVLIFVVSCNPGKKRSEMPGAKLNLSLFPEKTSNNEPAVEGGTLQVAIVKDDPLVGVFNETFYSDGYDGEIISMFLSSSIFEVDENFEITDTGPATLTVDAKNKKATIKIKDGIKWSDGQPLTADDIIFPYEIIGNKDYTGVRYTEETQKIVGMKEYHDGKAQNISGIKKIDDKTVEISFLQLGQSIYTVANGLSGNAIPKHYLKGIPIKDLISSDKIRIKPVTLGPYNLTKVSRGESLEFTANPYYYKGKPKIEKAIVQVVNSQSIVAALKAGKYDFVISMPDSLYNNYKDLKNIETLGQQDLYYSYLAFKLGHYDKTKGENVTDPNAKMSDVRLRQALVYGINVEEIAQAFYFGLRQQATSAIPPVFKKYFPKDLQGYPYNPEKAKQLLDEAGYKDVNGDGIREDKNGKPFEIKMAFMAGGDVAEPLAQNYIQSWKKIGIKAVLTSGRLLAFQNFYKKVQGDSKDIDVFFGAWGVGTSLDPTGSAGRKSQLNFSRFVSDENDRLIGEILGEKSLTVPNYKAEAYKNWQKYYIGQAAEVPLMYRYKLYPVNKRLKNVYIGYDSSKKDEGIHKWELTAITPMR encoded by the coding sequence ATGAAAAAATGGAAATTAATAATCACGCTTCTTGTATTAATATTCGTAGTTTCGTGCAATCCTGGTAAAAAGAGAAGTGAAATGCCAGGTGCAAAACTAAATTTATCATTATTTCCAGAAAAAACGTCAAACAATGAGCCTGCGGTGGAAGGCGGAACTTTGCAAGTGGCGATAGTAAAGGATGATCCATTGGTTGGGGTTTTTAATGAAACATTTTATTCAGATGGCTATGATGGTGAGATTATCTCAATGTTTTTAAGTTCGAGTATATTTGAAGTGGATGAAAATTTTGAGATAACAGATACAGGACCTGCAACTCTTACAGTTGACGCAAAAAATAAAAAAGCTACAATAAAAATAAAAGATGGCATAAAATGGTCTGACGGACAGCCTCTAACAGCTGATGACATTATTTTCCCTTATGAAATTATAGGAAATAAAGATTATACAGGTGTGAGATATACTGAAGAAACTCAGAAAATTGTTGGGATGAAAGAATATCACGATGGGAAAGCCCAAAATATTTCAGGAATAAAAAAAATAGACGATAAAACGGTGGAAATTTCCTTTTTACAACTGGGACAAAGTATTTACACAGTTGCAAACGGTTTATCCGGAAATGCAATACCAAAACACTATTTAAAAGGTATTCCGATAAAGGACTTGATTTCATCGGATAAAATTAGGATAAAACCAGTAACATTGGGTCCATATAATTTGACAAAAGTTTCACGTGGAGAGAGTCTGGAATTTACGGCAAACCCGTATTATTACAAAGGAAAGCCGAAAATTGAAAAGGCAATAGTGCAAGTAGTAAATTCACAATCCATAGTGGCAGCATTAAAAGCTGGGAAATATGATTTTGTAATAAGCATGCCTGATTCTCTTTACAATAATTACAAAGATTTAAAAAACATAGAAACTTTGGGACAGCAGGATTTGTATTATTCGTATTTAGCCTTTAAATTGGGGCATTATGACAAGACTAAAGGGGAAAATGTGACAGATCCGAATGCCAAGATGTCAGATGTGAGATTACGTCAGGCTCTTGTATATGGGATAAATGTTGAGGAAATAGCACAGGCATTTTATTTTGGACTAAGGCAGCAAGCAACTTCGGCAATTCCTCCTGTTTTCAAAAAATATTTTCCAAAGGACTTGCAAGGTTATCCGTATAATCCTGAAAAAGCAAAACAGTTGCTGGATGAGGCAGGCTACAAGGATGTAAATGGCGATGGAATACGTGAAGATAAAAATGGAAAGCCTTTTGAAATAAAGATGGCATTTATGGCAGGAGGAGATGTGGCAGAGCCGCTTGCTCAAAATTATATTCAAAGCTGGAAAAAAATAGGGATAAAAGCTGTTCTTACATCTGGAAGATTGCTAGCTTTTCAGAATTTTTACAAAAAAGTGCAGGGAGATTCTAAAGATATAGATGTATTCTTTGGAGCATGGGGAGTTGGAACAAGTCTAGATCCAACTGGCTCAGCAGGAAGAAAATCCCAGCTTAACTTTTCACGTTTTGTTTCGGATGAAAACGATAGATTAATAGGTGAAATATTAGGAGAAAAATCACTGACAGTTCCAAATTATAAAGCAGAAGCATACAAAAACTGGCAAAAATACTACATTGGGCAAGCAGCAGAAGTTCCATTAATGTACAGATATAAACTTTATCCAGTAAATAAAAGGCTAAAAAATGTGTACATTGGATATGATTCATCAAAAAAAGATGAGGGAATTCATAAGTGGGAATTAACGGCAATTACACCAATGAGATAG
- a CDS encoding ABC transporter permease: MSNNEILKENNEKVENFDEIKKSDKPTGISVIVREILKDKLALASLIILIILFGIIFIGSLFANQKEIMKISLLDKYAIPMKEGFWLGSDSGGRSILGQLILGARNSIIIGFTITILTSGIGIFFGLIAGYYGKWVDNVIMRVIDFITILPTLMIIIVFVTIVPKYTIATFVLIMSAFYWVGAARLIRSKALAESQKDYILASKTMGTKDFTIIFREILPNLSSIIIVELTLGFAGNIGIETGLSFLGFGLPLSTPSLGTLVGYAADPEVLSTKLWIWLPASILILIMMLCINYVGQALNRAADAKQRRG; encoded by the coding sequence ATGTCTAATAATGAAATTTTAAAGGAAAATAACGAAAAAGTAGAAAATTTTGACGAAATTAAGAAAAGCGACAAACCGACTGGAATTAGTGTTATTGTAAGGGAGATTTTAAAGGACAAGCTGGCACTTGCTTCGCTTATTATTCTTATCATACTTTTTGGAATAATTTTTATTGGATCACTTTTTGCAAATCAGAAGGAAATTATGAAAATAAGCCTTCTGGATAAATATGCCATTCCTATGAAAGAGGGATTTTGGCTAGGCTCTGACTCTGGAGGGCGTTCAATATTGGGGCAGTTGATACTAGGTGCCAGAAATTCGATTATTATTGGTTTCACAATAACGATTTTAACATCAGGAATTGGAATATTTTTTGGACTTATTGCAGGATATTATGGGAAATGGGTGGATAATGTGATTATGAGGGTTATCGACTTTATTACAATTTTGCCTACACTTATGATAATTATTGTGTTTGTTACTATTGTTCCAAAGTACACTATAGCAACTTTTGTGCTAATAATGAGTGCATTTTACTGGGTTGGAGCAGCAAGGCTGATTAGAAGTAAGGCACTTGCCGAAAGTCAAAAAGATTATATTTTGGCTTCAAAGACTATGGGAACAAAGGATTTTACGATAATTTTCAGGGAAATACTACCTAATTTGAGTTCAATTATAATTGTGGAATTGACATTAGGATTTGCTGGAAATATTGGAATTGAAACAGGGCTTAGTTTTCTTGGCTTTGGATTGCCACTTTCGACTCCGAGCCTTGGGACTTTGGTTGGTTATGCAGCGGATCCAGAAGTATTGTCAACAAAATTATGGATTTGGCTCCCAGCGTCAATATTGATTTTAATTATGATGCTTTGTATCAATTATGTCGGACAGGCTTTAAACAGGGCGGCTGACGCAAAACAGAGAAGAGGATAA
- the opp4B gene encoding oligopeptide ABC transporter permease, which translates to MWKTVLRRILVMIPQLFILSLLIFVLAKLMPGDPFTGLITPQTDPAALEELRRKAGLLDPWHIQYVRWLKNAVSGNLGMSYTYNVPVKTLIGERAVNTFILSLLSLILTYCIAIPLGMLAGRYQNSFLDKFVTFYNYVSYAIPTFVLSLIMIWFFGYTLGWFPTTGSVTAGLSTGTLGHILDRIYHIILPAVTYALLGTTWIVQYLRNEVIDAKNLDYVKTAKSKGVPENKVYSRHIFRNSILPIAAFFGYSITGLLGGSIFIEKIFSYPGMGGLFVNSIITRDYSVVTALILLFGFLTLLGSLLSDIILSIVDPRIRIE; encoded by the coding sequence ATGTGGAAAACAGTTTTACGAAGAATTCTGGTTATGATACCGCAATTATTTATACTTAGCCTATTAATCTTTGTTCTGGCAAAACTTATGCCGGGAGATCCGTTTACTGGGCTGATTACACCGCAGACTGATCCTGCGGCACTTGAAGAATTACGAAGAAAGGCAGGATTGCTGGATCCTTGGCATATTCAGTATGTAAGATGGTTAAAAAATGCCGTTTCTGGAAATTTGGGAATGAGCTATACTTATAATGTTCCTGTAAAGACGCTTATTGGGGAACGGGCAGTAAACACGTTTATTTTGTCACTGCTTAGCCTTATTTTGACATATTGTATTGCAATACCGCTTGGAATGCTTGCTGGACGTTATCAGAACTCATTTCTTGATAAATTTGTCACATTTTATAATTATGTAAGCTATGCGATTCCGACTTTTGTGCTTTCGCTTATAATGATTTGGTTTTTTGGATATACGCTTGGATGGTTTCCAACAACTGGATCTGTGACGGCTGGGCTTAGTACTGGCACTTTGGGACATATTTTGGACAGGATTTATCACATTATATTGCCTGCGGTTACGTATGCGTTGCTGGGAACAACTTGGATTGTGCAGTATTTGAGAAATGAAGTAATTGACGCTAAGAATCTGGATTATGTGAAAACGGCGAAAAGTAAGGGAGTGCCAGAAAATAAGGTTTATTCAAGACACATTTTCAGAAATTCGATTTTACCAATTGCAGCATTTTTTGGATATTCGATAACAGGGCTTCTAGGAGGTTCAATTTTTATTGAAAAAATATTCAGTTATCCTGGAATGGGAGGACTGTTTGTAAATTCAATTATAACACGGGATTACAGCGTTGTCACAGCATTAATACTGCTGTTTGGATTTTTAACATTGCTTGGAAGTTTGCTTTCAGACATTATTCTTAGTATTGTTGATCCTAGAATTAGAATAGAGTAG